A window of the Polaribacter sp. HaHaR_3_91 genome harbors these coding sequences:
- the pbpC gene encoding penicillin-binding protein 1C has product MKITNYIKRHKKKTIFIVVLLIFYVFCLPSQLFTKPTSTVITSNNNELLGALIAEDGQWRFPHKDSVPEKFKTCLIQFEDEHFYMHPGFNPVSIFKALKQNLQAGSVKRGGSTITQQVIRLSRDNKPRTYFEKVKELILATRLEFRASKEKIITYWSSNAPFGGNVVGLDAASWRYYNRQASDLSWAESATLAVLPNAPNLIYPGRNQHRLLVKRNRLLKKLLNKNIIDSITYELSVLEELPQKPYPLPQITPHLLQKINKKNKGKFVKTTINKKLQNQTNLIVNNHYNQLKNNEIFNISVLVLDVNTRQVLTYVGNSKTTKINQKDVDVIDKPRSTGSILKPFLYTAMLDSGDLLPNMLVADVPTNFGSYHPENFDKKYAGAISAKLALSRSLNVPIVRMLQSFGLEKFHDYLQKLKLRDLKKDPNYYGLTLALGGAESNLWDLCKSYASMASTVNHYSENSSRYFKNEFCEPTFYADHKIDFGEKSSEKMIFDAASIYLTFESLKDVNRPNADQNWEFFDASKQIAWKTGTSFGFRDAWAIGTTKDYVVGVWVGNADGEGRPGLVGVQAAAPILFDVFDKLPNSAWFEKPFDEMTEIEICAQSGYRATQNCEETSLEFVQNAGLKTAPCPFHVLVNVDASENYQVNTSCEQLENIKQKSWFVLPPLMEYYYKDKNPFYKPLPKFRNDCLGAAKNAMKFIYPTEKSTIFLPKNFDGKKNELVLKVAHANNEAVLYWYVDSKYLGSTKELHEFGVDLNTGNYLISATDNFGNEIHQQITVKE; this is encoded by the coding sequence ACAATGGCGTTTTCCTCATAAAGACTCCGTTCCTGAGAAATTTAAAACCTGTTTAATTCAGTTTGAAGACGAGCATTTTTATATGCATCCTGGGTTTAATCCAGTTTCCATTTTTAAAGCCTTAAAACAAAATTTACAAGCAGGAAGTGTAAAAAGAGGTGGAAGTACCATTACACAACAAGTTATTCGTTTGAGTAGAGATAACAAACCTAGAACTTATTTTGAAAAAGTAAAAGAATTAATTTTAGCAACACGTTTAGAGTTTAGAGCATCCAAAGAAAAGATTATTACCTATTGGAGTTCTAATGCGCCTTTCGGAGGAAATGTTGTAGGCTTAGATGCTGCTTCTTGGCGCTATTATAATAGACAAGCATCCGATTTATCTTGGGCAGAATCTGCCACTTTAGCTGTTTTACCCAATGCTCCAAATTTGATTTATCCAGGGAGAAATCAACATAGATTGTTGGTGAAAAGAAATAGATTGTTAAAAAAGTTACTGAATAAGAATATCATTGACTCGATAACGTATGAATTATCAGTTTTAGAAGAATTACCACAAAAACCGTATCCACTTCCTCAAATTACACCACATTTATTACAGAAAATCAATAAAAAAAATAAAGGAAAGTTTGTAAAAACGACCATAAATAAAAAGTTGCAGAATCAAACAAATTTAATTGTAAATAATCATTATAATCAATTAAAAAACAATGAGATATTTAATATTTCTGTTTTGGTTTTAGATGTGAATACTAGGCAAGTTTTAACCTATGTTGGCAACTCTAAAACGACTAAAATTAATCAGAAAGATGTAGATGTTATAGACAAACCTAGAAGTACCGGAAGTATTTTAAAACCATTTTTATATACAGCCATGTTAGATAGTGGAGATTTGTTGCCAAATATGTTGGTTGCAGATGTGCCTACAAACTTTGGAAGTTATCATCCAGAAAATTTTGATAAAAAATATGCTGGAGCAATTTCTGCAAAGTTAGCACTGTCTAGATCTTTAAATGTGCCCATCGTTAGAATGTTGCAAAGTTTTGGGTTGGAGAAATTTCATGATTATTTACAAAAATTAAAACTGAGAGATTTAAAGAAAGATCCTAATTATTATGGACTAACACTGGCTTTGGGTGGTGCAGAAAGTAATTTGTGGGATTTATGCAAAAGTTATGCTTCCATGGCATCTACAGTAAATCATTATTCAGAAAACTCTAGTAGGTATTTTAAAAACGAATTTTGTGAACCTACTTTTTATGCGGATCATAAAATAGATTTTGGAGAAAAATCATCAGAAAAAATGATTTTTGATGCCGCTTCTATTTATCTCACTTTTGAGAGTTTAAAAGATGTAAATAGACCCAATGCAGATCAAAATTGGGAGTTTTTTGATGCTTCTAAACAAATTGCTTGGAAAACAGGTACAAGTTTTGGTTTTAGAGATGCTTGGGCAATAGGGACCACTAAAGATTATGTAGTAGGAGTTTGGGTTGGGAATGCAGATGGAGAAGGAAGACCTGGTTTGGTTGGTGTGCAAGCTGCAGCTCCTATTTTATTTGATGTTTTTGATAAATTACCAAATTCAGCATGGTTTGAGAAGCCTTTTGATGAAATGACTGAAATCGAAATTTGTGCACAAAGTGGTTATAGAGCAACTCAAAATTGTGAAGAAACATCATTAGAATTTGTACAAAATGCAGGTTTAAAAACAGCACCTTGTCCGTTTCATGTTTTGGTAAATGTAGATGCTTCAGAAAATTATCAGGTAAATACTTCTTGTGAACAACTAGAAAACATCAAACAAAAATCTTGGTTTGTGTTGCCTCCTTTAATGGAATATTATTACAAGGATAAAAACCCGTTTTATAAACCGCTACCAAAATTTAGAAATGATTGTTTAGGTGCGGCAAAAAACGCGATGAAATTTATTTATCCAACGGAAAAAAGCACCATTTTTTTACCAAAGAATTTCGATGGAAAGAAGAATGAACTTGTTTTAAAAGTAGCTCATGCCAACAATGAAGCTGTTTTATATTGGTATGTTGATAGCAAATATTTAGGGAGCACAAAAGAACTGCATGAGTTTGGAGTGGATTTAAATACTGGAAACTATCTTATTTCGGCTACGGATAATTTTGGAAATGAAATTCATCAGCAAATAACAGTAAAAGAATAA
- a CDS encoding T9SS type A sorting domain-containing protein produces MKNHLSIRLNFSNFFYLYLFFFVLLSTSFSSSAQHAVAAVYGDNGGFYTSTTATQVTYDDSNNLLGFSVDGDTYSTGVNDAILTANNITFTSGSFVSFPMPASIDYKSEELIGIGTNWGGVSQNNSATDYIKTFSPIVPSFFVRDGSSGLELATNFFNIKSQVIIYDAIVINQAVSINDALPDIIVTQTGSPGNTDKFKFIDSAGNIVGTEINVSFGNVAVVGGTDWTIYRINPSTGLVKSTFGIDTYRDLRVLSINLSDFGITTSNFNQITNFVHTTSGNTDIAFTAYNSDAIKILLPATDLEVSNLMISADDFCAPTTATFTTTITNLSATELSKDFEVDFTIPVGMTATSNSAVFSESGVSPLSASFNNTNNTWTIDNLSVGESVTLTVNTSVSTASFPISFTTTATGVFQPDSDPSNNTQTISEAGEDNDCDGVKDTDDLDDDNDGILDTIEGTGDFDGDGIANYLDLDSDGDGCPDALEATGTVKQTDLDASFVIIGTVNAQGIPTLTEAGAGAGQDIGDSQNGSVLACDTTDTDLDGVIDIIDLDDDNDGVLDTAENAYSGNPIADTNKNGIIDYKDPSLSGFVDSNSDDIDDRYDLDLDGIIDQFDVDADGDGCPDALEGGATFTFADVDGNNRLKGDVDEKGIPVVATSNGQLLGSSQDDLVQDSSCSLLPVIISQVYQTASGNAIELTNIGTTTVTNISLVLFKDLGITSASAISPTADLTITSIPAGGSVVIKSVASLPEVTFINNPIEITDASIADLADGDDTLILSKTINESAWENRYDVVKNISNTTSLVRIDEITKANTTFTVAEWLSFVDDSIEVVGDTKPIPTIVRHANAPLLSEVKTPINETNCGLGLHRISPTIRTGAAWSNGFPDKSRSVIVRETYTHATGNLNARILDVQGSNVLSVSNNALIVLNNTNINLNAQIRILGTGQFVQVHDGNRNVTGNGKLLIDQKSQVPNVFRYNYWSSPVVEFIGGNTYRVSEIMKDAGGELTATSTITDINFVGGYDGAVASPIQIASYWIWAYFNSTGNNDWVQLKETGYLSKGLGYIMKGTGANAQYFTFSGSPLDGDISFNLSADTNSLLGNPYAGTLDGKAFILNNEDTIDGTLYFWEHSGEATDQGHIKAGYEGGYAQLTFSMATAATSVVGTNGLTDSYTYTTPTRYIALGQGFFVFSDADGGTINFNNKQRSYQVTEPHFFKAEEKKTANSSLPILKLGLDFTNKDYLKLHRQIGISFNENHSYGFDYGYESVMIDVQSSDVYWDFDEMDHKKLAIAGVESINDALKVPLTILVDSDEPLFIRIDELENIDRKIYLLDALENTTKELKTDEVVELELSKGIYENRFFITFNEAKVLSVTDEILSSNLEVYMDDNSNKISIFNKTSLFIEKVELFNVLGQQIKSWTPNVSNEKIDLKLGNLPTSIYIVNVKTNQGIFTNKVLKK; encoded by the coding sequence TTGAAAAATCACCTCTCCATACGTCTAAATTTTAGTAATTTTTTTTATCTCTATCTTTTTTTCTTTGTTTTATTAAGCACTTCTTTTTCTTCGAGTGCGCAACATGCTGTAGCCGCTGTTTATGGTGATAATGGAGGTTTTTATACTTCTACAACGGCTACACAAGTTACTTATGATGATTCTAATAATTTATTAGGGTTTAGTGTAGATGGTGATACGTATTCTACTGGTGTTAATGATGCAATTTTAACAGCAAATAATATAACATTTACAAGCGGAAGTTTTGTCTCATTTCCAATGCCTGCTTCTATTGATTATAAATCGGAAGAATTAATTGGTATTGGAACTAATTGGGGGGGAGTTTCTCAAAATAATAGTGCAACAGATTATATAAAAACATTTAGCCCTATTGTTCCTTCATTTTTTGTTAGAGATGGTAGTAGTGGTTTAGAATTAGCTACCAATTTTTTTAATATAAAAAGTCAAGTAATCATATACGATGCCATTGTAATAAATCAAGCAGTAAGTATAAACGATGCATTGCCAGACATTATTGTTACCCAAACAGGGTCTCCTGGTAATACCGATAAGTTTAAATTTATAGACAGTGCAGGGAATATAGTAGGTACAGAAATAAACGTTTCCTTTGGAAATGTTGCTGTTGTTGGAGGAACAGATTGGACTATTTATAGAATCAACCCTTCTACAGGTTTGGTTAAAAGTACATTTGGCATAGATACCTATAGAGATTTAAGAGTTCTATCTATCAATTTAAGCGATTTTGGCATAACAACGAGTAATTTTAACCAGATAACTAATTTTGTACACACTACATCTGGTAATACAGATATAGCTTTTACGGCATATAATTCTGATGCGATAAAAATATTGCTACCAGCAACAGATTTAGAAGTATCAAATTTAATGATTTCTGCAGATGATTTTTGTGCGCCTACTACGGCTACTTTTACAACAACGATAACTAATTTATCTGCTACCGAATTATCAAAAGATTTTGAGGTAGATTTTACAATACCAGTTGGTATGACAGCAACAAGTAACTCCGCAGTTTTTTCTGAATCAGGTGTTTCTCCTTTATCAGCAAGTTTTAATAATACGAATAATACCTGGACTATTGATAATTTATCAGTAGGAGAAAGTGTTACGTTAACGGTTAATACTTCTGTAAGTACGGCTTCATTTCCTATCAGTTTTACAACTACAGCAACGGGGGTGTTTCAACCAGATAGTGATCCAAGTAATAATACACAAACAATATCTGAAGCCGGTGAAGACAATGATTGTGATGGTGTAAAAGATACGGATGATTTAGATGATGATAATGATGGTATTTTAGATACTATTGAAGGAACTGGAGATTTTGATGGAGACGGAATTGCTAATTATTTAGATTTAGATAGTGATGGAGACGGTTGTCCGGATGCTTTAGAAGCAACAGGTACTGTTAAGCAAACGGATTTAGATGCTAGTTTTGTAATTATCGGAACAGTAAATGCACAAGGGATACCAACTTTAACAGAAGCTGGTGCTGGAGCAGGACAAGATATTGGTGATAGCCAAAATGGAAGTGTTTTAGCTTGTGATACTACTGATACTGATTTAGATGGAGTTATTGATATTATTGACTTAGATGACGATAACGATGGTGTTTTAGATACTGCAGAAAATGCATATAGCGGAAACCCAATTGCAGATACAAATAAAAACGGAATTATAGATTACAAAGATCCAAGTCTTAGTGGTTTCGTAGACTCTAATTCAGATGATATAGATGATCGATATGATCTCGATTTAGACGGAATTATAGATCAATTTGATGTGGATGCAGATGGAGATGGTTGTCCGGATGCTTTAGAAGGTGGTGCTACTTTTACTTTTGCAGATGTAGATGGTAACAATCGATTAAAAGGAGATGTAGATGAAAAAGGTATTCCTGTTGTAGCAACTAGTAATGGTCAATTATTAGGAAGTAGTCAAGATGATTTAGTACAAGATTCAAGTTGTAGTTTGCTGCCTGTAATTATTAGTCAAGTTTATCAAACGGCGTCAGGTAACGCCATTGAATTAACAAATATTGGAACAACAACTGTAACTAATATCAGTTTAGTTTTATTTAAAGATTTAGGGATTACTTCTGCAAGTGCTATTTCGCCTACGGCAGATTTAACAATAACAAGTATACCTGCAGGTGGCTCTGTTGTTATAAAATCTGTTGCATCACTTCCGGAAGTTACTTTTATAAATAATCCTATAGAAATAACAGATGCTAGTATTGCGGATTTAGCAGATGGAGACGACACTTTAATCCTTTCAAAAACCATAAATGAATCTGCTTGGGAAAATAGATATGATGTTGTTAAGAATATTAGTAACACAACATCTTTGGTTCGTATCGATGAAATAACGAAAGCAAATACCACTTTTACTGTGGCAGAATGGCTTTCTTTTGTAGATGATTCAATAGAAGTTGTTGGAGATACAAAACCAATTCCTACAATTGTAAGACATGCAAATGCGCCGCTTTTATCAGAAGTAAAAACACCAATTAATGAAACAAATTGTGGTTTAGGTTTGCATAGAATAAGTCCAACTATTCGTACAGGAGCTGCGTGGAGTAATGGTTTTCCAGATAAGTCTAGAAGTGTAATTGTTAGAGAAACGTATACGCATGCTACAGGTAATTTAAATGCAAGAATATTAGATGTGCAAGGTAGTAATGTGTTAAGTGTTAGTAATAATGCGTTAATTGTTTTAAACAACACGAATATTAATTTAAATGCACAGATTAGAATTTTAGGTACTGGACAGTTTGTGCAAGTACACGATGGTAATCGTAATGTAACCGGTAATGGAAAACTATTAATAGATCAAAAAAGCCAGGTTCCTAATGTGTTCAGGTATAATTATTGGTCATCACCTGTGGTAGAGTTTATTGGCGGAAATACGTATAGAGTTTCAGAAATTATGAAAGATGCTGGTGGTGAGCTTACTGCTACTTCAACAATTACAGATATTAATTTTGTTGGTGGTTACGATGGAGCTGTTGCGAGTCCTATACAAATAGCTAGTTATTGGATTTGGGCTTACTTTAATAGTACAGGAAATAACGATTGGGTGCAATTAAAAGAAACGGGTTACTTATCTAAGGGTTTAGGATATATTATGAAAGGTACAGGTGCTAATGCACAATATTTTACATTTTCTGGAAGTCCATTAGATGGAGATATTTCATTTAACTTATCTGCAGATACCAATAGTCTTTTAGGAAACCCATATGCAGGTACTTTAGATGGAAAAGCATTTATATTAAATAATGAAGACACTATTGATGGGACGCTTTATTTTTGGGAACATTCTGGGGAAGCAACAGATCAAGGGCACATAAAAGCGGGTTATGAAGGTGGTTATGCACAATTAACTTTTTCTATGGCAACAGCTGCTACAAGTGTTGTTGGTACAAACGGATTGACAGATTCTTATACATATACTACACCAACAAGATACATTGCTTTAGGTCAGGGATTTTTTGTTTTTTCAGATGCAGATGGAGGAACCATTAATTTTAATAACAAACAAAGAAGTTATCAGGTAACTGAACCTCATTTCTTTAAAGCAGAAGAGAAGAAAACAGCTAATAGTTCGCTTCCTATTTTAAAACTAGGGTTAGACTTTACAAATAAAGACTATCTAAAGCTTCATAGGCAAATAGGTATTTCATTTAATGAAAATCATTCTTATGGTTTTGATTATGGTTATGAAAGTGTAATGATAGATGTCCAGTCGTCTGATGTCTATTGGGATTTTGATGAAATGGATCATAAGAAATTAGCTATTGCAGGAGTTGAGAGCATAAATGATGCTTTAAAAGTGCCACTTACAATTCTTGTTGATTCTGATGAACCTCTTTTTATAAGAATAGATGAATTAGAAAATATTGACCGTAAAATTTACTTATTAGATGCTTTAGAAAATACCACTAAAGAATTAAAAACTGATGAGGTAGTTGAATTAGAATTGTCTAAAGGGATTTATGAAAACAGGTTTTTTATCACCTTTAATGAAGCTAAAGTTTTATCTGTAACGGATGAGATTTTAAGTTCTAATTTAGAAGTTTATATGGATGATAATTCAAATAAAATATCGATATTTAATAAGACTAGTTTATTTATAGAAAAAGTAGAACTATTTAATGTATTAGGTCAACAAATTAAAAGTTGGACACCAAATGTTTCTAATGAAAAGATTGACTTAAAGTTGGGTAATTTACCAACATCTATATACATTGTTAATGTAAAAACAAACCAAGGTATATTTACGAATAAGGTCTTAAAAAAATAA
- a CDS encoding MBL fold metallo-hydrolase, with product MKIYPIETGNFKLDGGAMFGVVPKTIWQKTNPADANNLIDMSMRSMLIEDGDRLILVDTGLGEKQSNKFYSYYYLFGDFSLDSSLAKHGFHRDDITDVFLTHLHFDHCGGAIEWNAQRTILQPAFKNAKFWSNDKHWKWATEPNPREKASFFKENINPIKESGQLNFIHSNYKDQIGFDVLFMDGHTEKQMLPMLSYQGKTIVFVADLLPTIGHIPLAYVMGYDTRPLLTLKEKAAFLNQAADKEYYLFLEHDAYNELCTVQHTEKGVRLKNTHKFIDIFN from the coding sequence ATGAAAATATACCCTATAGAAACTGGAAATTTTAAATTAGACGGAGGTGCAATGTTTGGTGTTGTACCAAAAACTATTTGGCAAAAAACGAACCCTGCAGACGCTAATAACTTGATAGATATGAGCATGAGAAGTATGCTTATAGAAGATGGAGATCGTTTAATTTTAGTTGATACAGGCCTAGGAGAAAAACAATCAAATAAATTTTATAGTTATTATTACCTTTTTGGAGATTTTTCTTTGGATTCTTCTTTAGCAAAACATGGTTTTCATAGAGATGATATTACAGATGTTTTTTTAACACATTTACATTTTGATCATTGTGGAGGTGCTATAGAGTGGAATGCACAAAGAACCATTTTACAACCAGCTTTTAAAAATGCCAAATTCTGGTCTAATGATAAACATTGGAAATGGGCAACCGAGCCAAACCCAAGAGAAAAGGCTTCTTTCTTTAAAGAAAATATCAATCCTATTAAAGAAAGCGGACAATTAAATTTTATACATAGTAATTATAAAGACCAAATAGGTTTCGATGTCCTTTTTATGGATGGTCATACAGAAAAACAAATGCTACCAATGCTATCTTATCAAGGCAAAACAATTGTTTTTGTAGCAGATTTATTACCTACAATTGGGCACATTCCTTTGGCTTATGTTATGGGATATGATACAAGACCTTTGTTAACTTTAAAAGAAAAAGCAGCTTTCTTAAACCAAGCAGCAGATAAAGAATATTACCTTTTTTTAGAACATGATGCTTATAATGAACTTTGTACTGTTCAGCATACAGAAAAAGGAGTTAGATTAAAGAACACACACAAATTTATAGATATATTTAATTAA
- a CDS encoding M1 family metallopeptidase yields MRKIYFLGLSLIMLTSCKVIKDTTNVAKETYWQQHVDYTMDVDVDVNNYQYKGKQTLVYTNNSPDDLDKVFYHLYFNAFQPGSQMDVRSLNIKDPDRRVRDRISKLQPNEIGYIKVGSLKQNGVAVSHETVGTILEVQLNKPIKSGETVTLEMDFDAQVPVQIRRSGRNSAEGVALSMSQWYPKLAEYDFQGWHTPPYIAREFQGVWGDFDVTIHIDKNYTVGGTGYLQNPQEIGHGYQDDSKELNLPKGDKLSWNFKAPNVHDFMWAADPEYIHDVLKMENGIDLHFLYKKTLEAEYLKNWKDLQPKTAELMTYFSEQVGQYPYKQYSVIQGGDGGMEYAMSTLITGKRKFGSLFGVTAHEMAHTWFQFLLASNESLHPWMDEGFTSYISNKAENEILKENKENPHAGSYRGYRSIVTKGYEESLSTHADRYHTNWAYSTASYSKGNIFLSQLEYVIGKENVANGLKKYFNDFSFKHPTPNDIKRSMEKTAGLDLGWYLNEWTETTHTIDYGVKSVDEKTITLERIGQMPMPMDVDVTYADGTSESFNIPLEMMRGTKPTIATILKDWGWAMPTYSFTVSKAVKSVTIDKSGLMADINLENNVLEVK; encoded by the coding sequence ATGAGAAAAATTTATTTTTTAGGATTGTCACTAATAATGCTAACCTCTTGTAAGGTTATAAAAGATACAACCAATGTGGCTAAAGAAACTTATTGGCAGCAACATGTAGACTATACAATGGATGTTGATGTAGATGTAAACAACTATCAATACAAAGGAAAGCAGACGTTAGTTTATACAAACAATTCTCCCGACGATCTAGATAAAGTATTTTATCACTTATACTTTAATGCGTTTCAACCTGGTTCTCAAATGGATGTGAGGTCGTTAAACATTAAAGATCCAGACAGAAGAGTTAGAGATAGAATTAGCAAATTACAGCCAAATGAAATTGGGTATATTAAAGTTGGTTCTTTAAAACAAAACGGCGTAGCAGTTTCTCATGAAACTGTGGGGACTATTTTAGAAGTTCAACTAAATAAACCAATTAAATCTGGAGAAACGGTTACTTTAGAAATGGATTTTGATGCTCAGGTTCCTGTGCAAATTCGTCGTTCTGGAAGAAATAGTGCAGAAGGAGTTGCATTATCTATGTCTCAATGGTATCCTAAATTAGCAGAATACGATTTTCAAGGTTGGCACACGCCACCATATATTGCAAGAGAGTTTCAAGGTGTTTGGGGAGATTTTGATGTAACCATTCATATTGATAAGAACTATACTGTAGGTGGTACTGGTTATTTACAAAATCCACAAGAAATTGGTCATGGTTATCAAGATGATTCAAAAGAATTGAACTTGCCTAAAGGCGATAAATTATCATGGAATTTTAAAGCACCAAATGTGCATGATTTTATGTGGGCAGCAGATCCAGAATACATTCACGATGTTTTAAAAATGGAAAATGGAATCGATTTGCATTTTTTATACAAGAAAACATTAGAAGCAGAATATTTAAAAAACTGGAAAGATTTACAGCCTAAAACGGCTGAATTAATGACGTATTTTAGTGAGCAAGTTGGTCAATATCCATATAAACAATACTCTGTAATACAAGGTGGAGATGGTGGAATGGAGTATGCAATGTCTACTTTAATTACAGGAAAACGTAAATTTGGTAGTCTTTTTGGAGTTACAGCACATGAAATGGCACACACTTGGTTTCAGTTCCTATTAGCATCAAACGAAAGTTTACATCCTTGGATGGATGAAGGTTTTACTTCTTATATTTCTAACAAAGCAGAAAACGAAATTTTAAAAGAAAACAAAGAAAACCCACATGCAGGTTCTTATCGAGGTTATAGATCTATTGTTACAAAAGGGTATGAAGAATCGTTATCTACACATGCAGACAGATACCATACAAATTGGGCGTACAGTACTGCAAGTTATTCTAAAGGAAATATTTTCTTAAGTCAATTAGAATATGTTATTGGTAAAGAGAATGTAGCAAACGGATTAAAGAAATATTTTAACGATTTCAGTTTTAAACATCCAACACCAAATGATATTAAACGATCTATGGAAAAAACTGCTGGATTGGATTTAGGTTGGTATTTAAATGAATGGACAGAAACTACACATACCATAGATTATGGTGTAAAATCTGTTGATGAGAAAACAATTACTTTAGAGAGAATTGGGCAAATGCCAATGCCAATGGATGTTGATGTAACTTATGCAGATGGAACATCAGAAAGTTTTAACATTCCATTAGAAATGATGAGAGGTACTAAGCCAACAATAGCAACCATTTTAAAAGATTGGGGTTGGGCAATGCCAACATATTCTTTTACAGTTTCTAAAGCTGTAAAATCTGTTACTATTGATAAAAGCGGATTAATGGCTGATATTAATTTAGAGAATAATGTTCTAGAAGTAAAGTAA
- a CDS encoding S8 family peptidase, translating to MRVLKPILYTAFAGLVFTGCKSISNLPVPNGSDVAIIAVAKKAPLTEAQKNTWGHLDLVKDSIPGMSVDKAYDFLQGKKSVTVVVGVVDSGTDLGHEDLKDVAWVNEKEVAGNGIDDDKNGYVDDINGWNFLGDAYKENLESARILHNPSLESPEIVAEIQAAHDIKVGNAEKTKTRFEQMLSGVKGADENLARHFGKDDYSAIEVAAITTEDPSLLQSIAIAKQMFGFGLPSLSQAQEEIKKELDKSIALLNNEYTNYRIGDNPEDINDSPGYGNGNPGVSTKSEAHGTHVSGIIGASRNNGKGVNGVADNVKIMAVRSVPDGDEYDKDVALGLRYAVDNGAKVINTSFGKGYSPHKEWVYEAIQYAAKHDVLIINAAGNDGKDIDVERTYPNDSKDLITEVSDNVLTIGAMSSSYNENLPANFSNYGKKNVDIFAPGVQIYSTTPENEYKHFSGTSMAAPSAVGVAALVRSYYPKLTASQVKHILMNSGVKIDLEVIKPGSQSRENPKGELVPFADLSVTGRVVNAYNALQMADRMVNGKK from the coding sequence ATGAGAGTTTTAAAACCAATTTTATATACAGCTTTTGCTGGACTTGTTTTTACAGGTTGTAAATCAATTTCTAACCTTCCAGTTCCAAATGGTTCTGATGTAGCAATAATAGCAGTAGCTAAAAAAGCACCATTAACAGAAGCACAAAAAAATACTTGGGGACATTTAGATTTGGTAAAAGATTCTATTCCTGGAATGTCTGTAGACAAGGCGTATGATTTTTTACAAGGTAAAAAAAGTGTAACGGTTGTAGTAGGTGTTGTAGATTCTGGAACAGATTTGGGTCATGAAGATTTAAAAGATGTGGCTTGGGTAAATGAAAAAGAAGTTGCTGGTAACGGAATTGATGATGATAAAAATGGTTATGTAGATGATATTAATGGTTGGAACTTTTTAGGCGATGCTTATAAAGAAAACTTGGAGTCAGCTAGAATTTTACACAATCCTTCTTTAGAAAGTCCAGAAATTGTTGCAGAGATTCAGGCAGCGCACGACATTAAAGTTGGGAATGCTGAAAAGACAAAAACTAGATTTGAGCAAATGTTAAGCGGTGTTAAAGGTGCAGATGAAAATTTAGCTAGACACTTTGGTAAAGACGATTATAGTGCTATAGAAGTTGCGGCAATTACAACCGAAGATCCTTCTTTATTACAGAGCATTGCAATTGCAAAACAAATGTTTGGTTTTGGTTTGCCTTCTTTAAGCCAAGCACAAGAAGAAATTAAAAAAGAATTAGACAAATCGATTGCTTTATTAAATAACGAATATACTAATTATAGAATAGGAGATAACCCAGAAGATATTAATGACTCTCCAGGTTATGGAAATGGAAATCCAGGGGTTTCAACTAAAAGTGAAGCACATGGTACTCATGTTTCTGGAATTATTGGAGCATCTAGAAATAATGGAAAAGGAGTTAATGGTGTAGCAGATAATGTAAAAATTATGGCTGTACGTTCTGTACCAGATGGAGATGAGTATGATAAAGATGTTGCTTTAGGTTTACGTTATGCAGTAGATAATGGCGCAAAAGTAATTAACACTAGTTTTGGTAAAGGATACTCACCTCATAAAGAATGGGTGTATGAAGCAATTCAATATGCAGCAAAGCACGATGTATTAATTATAAATGCAGCAGGAAACGATGGTAAGGATATTGATGTAGAAAGAACGTACCCAAACGATTCTAAAGATTTAATAACAGAGGTTTCAGATAACGTATTAACAATTGGAGCAATGAGCTCTAGTTATAATGAAAACCTACCAGCTAATTTTTCTAATTATGGTAAAAAAAATGTAGATATTTTTGCTCCTGGAGTTCAAATTTATTCTACAACTCCAGAAAATGAATATAAACACTTTAGTGGAACATCTATGGCTGCACCTTCTGCAGTAGGAGTAGCTGCTTTGGTACGTTCTTATTATCCTAAATTAACAGCAAGTCAGGTAAAGCATATTTTAATGAATTCTGGTGTAAAAATAGATTTAGAGGTAATTAAACCAGGATCTCAGTCTAGAGAAAATCCTAAAGGAGAGTTAGTTCCTTTTGCAGATTTATCAGTTACTGGTAGAGTTGTTAATGCTTACAATGCATTACAAATGGCAGACAGAATGGTAAACGGAAAAAAATAA